In Streptomyces sp. NBC_00306, a single genomic region encodes these proteins:
- a CDS encoding cytochrome P450, translated as MTEAHERTTAAPPAPEGVCPVTGARAKPVEGPTSFPLSSPVISTVAYASDPPGYSLRAQQNHGTVVKLPILPHNPTVQLSAPDAIRRVLQGNADNYARGAYYEAFELFMGQGLLTLDDGDWRGHRKVVNPAFTPNAIAARGAQSDEAVADLLDRWAEHARAGRPFDLFTESMKLTCRVMGLALVGKDLSQDGGEFAQAVSVALEAIFKNVGSLDKAIPSFVPTPYRRRVARARRTLEKVVAEAAQNVDLGVGGEVATLIRESDLPEDALWADLVTLFLAGVETTALSLSWTLYEVARDAGVRERLEEETDRLLRGRMPTARDLSELTYAGMVVDEGLRMHPPVWQFTREAIGDDVLAGHHIPAGTPLLVSVYGAHYNPEQWEDPERFDPERFRPGASPTQDRSAYLPFGGGRRQCIGKRMGLALLQQTVAAVSGRFRLSLARDAAREGAFITLFPKGGIQVKAEERHR; from the coding sequence GTGACCGAGGCACACGAGCGGACGACCGCCGCACCGCCGGCACCCGAGGGCGTCTGCCCCGTGACCGGCGCCCGCGCGAAGCCGGTCGAGGGACCGACGAGCTTCCCGCTGTCCTCGCCCGTCATCTCCACCGTGGCGTACGCGTCCGACCCTCCGGGGTACTCGCTGCGCGCCCAGCAGAACCACGGCACCGTGGTGAAGCTGCCGATCCTGCCGCACAATCCGACCGTGCAGCTCTCCGCGCCGGACGCCATCCGGCGGGTGCTCCAGGGCAACGCCGACAACTATGCGCGCGGCGCGTACTACGAGGCGTTCGAGCTGTTCATGGGCCAGGGGCTGCTCACCCTCGACGACGGCGACTGGCGCGGCCACCGCAAGGTCGTCAACCCCGCCTTCACCCCGAACGCGATCGCCGCCCGTGGCGCGCAGAGCGACGAGGCCGTCGCCGACCTGCTCGACCGCTGGGCCGAACACGCCCGTGCGGGGCGGCCGTTCGACCTCTTCACCGAGTCCATGAAGCTGACCTGCCGGGTGATGGGTCTGGCGCTGGTGGGCAAGGACCTGTCCCAGGACGGCGGGGAGTTCGCACAGGCGGTCTCGGTCGCGCTGGAGGCGATCTTCAAGAACGTCGGCTCGCTGGACAAGGCGATCCCGTCGTTCGTCCCGACCCCCTACCGCCGCCGTGTGGCACGCGCCCGGCGCACCCTGGAGAAGGTCGTCGCCGAGGCCGCTCAGAACGTCGATCTCGGCGTCGGCGGCGAAGTCGCCACGCTCATCCGGGAGTCGGACCTTCCCGAGGACGCCCTCTGGGCCGACCTCGTCACGCTGTTCCTGGCGGGCGTCGAGACGACGGCGCTCTCCCTGTCCTGGACGCTCTACGAGGTGGCGCGGGACGCGGGTGTACGGGAGCGGCTGGAGGAGGAGACGGACCGGCTGCTGCGCGGCCGTATGCCCACCGCGCGCGACCTGTCCGAGCTCACCTACGCGGGCATGGTCGTCGACGAGGGACTGCGGATGCATCCCCCGGTCTGGCAGTTCACCCGTGAGGCGATCGGGGACGACGTCCTCGCCGGCCATCACATCCCCGCGGGGACGCCCCTGCTCGTGTCCGTGTACGGGGCGCACTACAACCCCGAGCAGTGGGAGGACCCGGAGCGCTTCGACCCGGAGCGGTTCCGGCCCGGTGCGTCGCCGACCCAGGACCGTTCGGCGTATCTGCCCTTCGGCGGCGGACGGCGTCAGTGCATCGGCAAGCGGATGGGTCTTGCGCTGCTCCAGCAGACGGTGGCGGCGGTGTCCGGCAGGTTCCGGCTCTCGCTCGCCCGTGACGCGGCCCGCGAGGGTGCGTTCATCACGCTGTTCCCCAAGGGCGGCATCCAGGTGAAGGCCGAGGAGCGCCACCGATGA
- a CDS encoding KR domain-containing protein: MTAPRQGSTTLLGAEGARELIAFLTASGPVRTPSGGTAVIERAVQEGGPAHRLRLRHPDAPRTTAEPAPRPTTAQTPRTTAEPASRKPAPRPTAAPTPRTTIEPASRKTAEPAPRPTTDRAPRPATGPAPAAPPEPASTEQAPPAAPHLLDRHVLRLAPAARPAPGGGPVPPLFPPATVVLADRHTTLGARDLRPGSTALTPLQDESVEATVLRVRPRHVRVLVDLSQEDPLAGPSEQLLRLHDAVFRTAKACAELPERPESFAVVVLGGIDASRVPHPCTGLFTGFVKSLALEWPASSVVAVVHDATELTAAETDAAAETLAEQMLPVVSFAGGTRLLWQAVPEPGAVRASAAPTGYTVVAAGGGRGIGAELLTALARRDRPRLHVIGSTRLDGVTAEDARLTRKDFIRARSTGQDRLTVKEANAAFDRLSAAVEVQANLRALEDICGSDRVTYHVCDLRDPDAVNAVVGRITASEADGVDLLLDIAGTNRAASVDQKSLDDFRTVRDLKVRSYANLKSAFGDRQPRRWCNFGSFVGFTGQTGETDYGAANDYFNTAALHSASRGLSEFTIGWTLWRDVGLGSTPIMRTFLAKSAQFTAMPTPEGIDHFLHELDQAHQSPVTVLFGEPERAAIEAAVPGYLEFCRTGPAPAVPAAATAPALPDFFVDDIVDRGPDRLTVVRTFNQERDAYLHDHVVNGYPTLPGTFVPELAAQAAMHLVPGRVPAVLEDIRLDSFLRVYRPGRDETKRITARLVTHGPTESIVDIEVTGDVLAPNGRLLVKDRRHFSARVRLRDEPVAAPRWDHWDDQGAEPMADPYHLPNPAVLLSGVFVSTGDTRTHPHGRRARYTPDRPGIERWFSGLVVPSVLLDGLARVSVLDRSDGDWTPLAVPRTIRRIDLYGGHTDATLAAAGTRVELYSLPSRLDLESEEDNRAVAVTAAGDVVLQIKDMTGVVLGHVNQSTGEYRERRRPAEEATS; the protein is encoded by the coding sequence GTGACCGCCCCGCGCCAGGGTTCCACCACCCTGCTGGGCGCCGAGGGCGCCCGCGAACTGATCGCGTTCCTCACGGCGTCCGGGCCCGTCCGGACACCGTCGGGCGGGACCGCGGTGATCGAACGCGCCGTCCAGGAGGGCGGCCCGGCCCACCGGCTGCGCCTGCGCCACCCGGACGCGCCGCGCACGACGGCCGAACCGGCACCACGCCCGACCACCGCGCAGACACCTCGTACGACCGCCGAGCCCGCATCACGCAAACCGGCCCCGCGCCCGACCGCCGCGCCGACACCTCGTACGACCATCGAGCCCGCATCACGCAAGACCGCCGAACCGGCACCACGCCCGACCACCGACCGGGCACCGCGCCCTGCCACCGGACCCGCGCCGGCCGCACCGCCCGAGCCGGCATCCACCGAGCAGGCACCTCCGGCCGCACCTCATCTCCTCGACCGGCATGTCCTGCGGCTCGCACCCGCGGCGCGTCCCGCACCCGGCGGCGGACCCGTCCCACCACTCTTCCCGCCCGCCACCGTCGTGCTGGCCGACCGTCACACCACCCTGGGCGCACGCGACCTCCGCCCCGGCAGCACCGCGCTGACACCTCTTCAGGACGAGAGCGTCGAGGCCACCGTCCTGCGCGTACGGCCCCGGCATGTGCGCGTCCTGGTCGACCTGTCGCAGGAGGATCCGCTCGCCGGGCCGTCCGAGCAGCTGCTCCGGCTGCACGACGCGGTGTTCCGTACGGCCAAGGCCTGCGCCGAACTGCCCGAACGGCCCGAGTCGTTCGCCGTCGTCGTCCTCGGCGGCATCGACGCGTCCCGGGTGCCGCATCCCTGCACCGGTCTGTTCACCGGGTTCGTCAAGAGCCTGGCACTCGAATGGCCCGCGTCCTCGGTGGTGGCCGTGGTCCACGACGCCACCGAGCTGACGGCGGCCGAGACGGACGCCGCAGCCGAGACCCTGGCCGAACAGATGCTGCCCGTCGTCTCGTTCGCGGGCGGCACCCGGCTCCTGTGGCAGGCCGTGCCCGAGCCGGGAGCCGTCCGGGCTTCCGCAGCGCCGACCGGGTACACCGTCGTCGCGGCCGGCGGCGGCCGCGGTATCGGCGCCGAGCTGCTCACCGCGCTGGCGCGCCGCGACCGGCCCCGGCTCCATGTCATCGGCTCCACCCGGCTCGACGGGGTGACGGCGGAGGACGCCCGGCTGACCCGCAAGGACTTCATCCGAGCGCGCAGCACGGGGCAGGACCGGCTCACCGTGAAGGAGGCGAACGCCGCCTTCGACCGGCTGTCCGCCGCCGTCGAGGTGCAGGCCAATCTGCGCGCCCTGGAGGACATCTGCGGTTCGGACAGGGTCACGTACCACGTCTGCGATCTCCGTGACCCCGACGCCGTGAACGCGGTCGTCGGGCGGATCACGGCGTCCGAGGCGGACGGCGTCGATCTGCTGCTCGACATCGCCGGCACCAACCGTGCCGCGTCGGTGGACCAGAAGAGCCTGGACGACTTCCGTACCGTCCGCGATCTGAAGGTCCGCAGCTACGCCAACCTCAAGTCCGCGTTCGGCGACCGGCAGCCGCGCCGCTGGTGCAACTTCGGCTCCTTCGTCGGCTTCACCGGCCAGACCGGGGAGACCGACTACGGAGCGGCGAACGACTACTTCAACACCGCCGCCCTGCACAGTGCCTCCCGCGGGCTGAGCGAGTTCACCATCGGCTGGACGCTGTGGCGGGACGTGGGCCTCGGGTCGACCCCGATCATGCGCACCTTCCTCGCGAAGAGCGCGCAGTTCACCGCCATGCCCACGCCGGAGGGGATCGACCACTTCCTGCACGAACTCGACCAGGCGCACCAGAGCCCGGTCACCGTGCTGTTCGGCGAACCCGAGCGGGCCGCCATCGAGGCGGCCGTGCCCGGCTATCTGGAGTTCTGCCGGACCGGGCCGGCACCCGCCGTGCCCGCGGCCGCCACGGCTCCCGCCCTGCCGGACTTCTTCGTCGACGACATCGTCGACCGCGGCCCCGACCGGCTCACCGTGGTCCGCACCTTCAACCAGGAGCGGGACGCCTATCTCCACGACCACGTGGTCAACGGCTATCCCACCCTGCCCGGCACCTTCGTCCCCGAACTCGCCGCACAGGCCGCGATGCACCTGGTGCCCGGCCGCGTCCCGGCCGTCCTGGAGGACATCCGGCTCGACTCGTTCCTGCGCGTCTACCGGCCGGGCCGCGACGAGACCAAGCGCATCACCGCACGTCTCGTCACCCACGGCCCCACCGAAAGCATCGTCGACATCGAGGTGACGGGCGACGTGCTGGCCCCGAACGGGCGGCTGCTGGTCAAGGACCGCCGTCACTTCTCGGCGCGCGTACGGCTGCGGGACGAACCGGTCGCGGCGCCGCGCTGGGACCACTGGGACGACCAGGGCGCCGAGCCCATGGCCGACCCGTACCACCTGCCCAACCCGGCCGTCCTGCTGAGCGGTGTGTTCGTCTCCACCGGCGACACCCGCACCCATCCTCACGGCAGGCGCGCCCGCTACACGCCCGACCGGCCCGGCATCGAGCGCTGGTTCTCCGGACTCGTCGTGCCCTCCGTGCTGCTGGACGGCCTGGCGCGGGTCTCCGTGCTCGACCGCAGCGACGGCGACTGGACCCCGTTGGCCGTCCCCCGCACCATCCGCCGCATCGATCTCTACGGCGGCCACACCGATGCCACGCTCGCCGCGGCCGGCACCCGGGTCGAGCTCTACTCACTGCCCTCGCGTCTCGACCTGGAGAGCGAGGAGGACAACCGGGCCGTGGCGGTCACCGCGGCCGGAGACGTCGTCCTGCAGATCAAGGACATGACCGGTGTCGTACTCGGCCATGTGAACCAGTCGACCGGCGAGTACCGCGAACGCCGGCGCCCTGCCGAGGAGGCAACATCGTGA
- a CDS encoding TetR/AcrR family transcriptional regulator, whose amino-acid sequence MARLKTHDEALRLKLINRAAATVFDRGTAALSLRRLAADVKTSTTAVYSLFGNKAGLLDSLYREAARLFVARLATVDSSDDPAADVIRLGKAYREYALANPHLYAIMFADRTVDYEPTPERRNEVGETIQPLVDAVVRGQAAGQFKDGSPDVIALSCWGAAHGLVSLELSGNEPPGLDIGDAYEATLRAVVSGWRRG is encoded by the coding sequence ATGGCCCGGCTCAAGACTCATGACGAAGCACTCCGTCTCAAGCTCATCAACCGCGCTGCCGCCACGGTCTTCGACCGGGGCACCGCGGCCCTGAGCCTGCGGCGGCTCGCCGCCGATGTGAAGACGTCGACCACAGCGGTGTATTCGCTGTTCGGAAACAAGGCCGGGCTGCTCGACAGCCTGTACCGGGAGGCGGCCAGACTGTTCGTCGCGCGCCTGGCCACGGTCGACTCGTCCGACGACCCCGCGGCCGACGTCATCCGGCTCGGCAAGGCCTATCGCGAGTACGCACTGGCGAACCCTCACCTGTACGCGATCATGTTCGCCGACCGCACGGTCGACTACGAACCGACGCCGGAGCGCAGGAACGAGGTCGGCGAGACCATCCAGCCGCTCGTCGACGCGGTGGTGAGAGGACAGGCGGCCGGCCAGTTCAAGGACGGCTCGCCCGATGTGATCGCCCTGTCCTGCTGGGGCGCGGCCCATGGACTGGTGTCCCTGGAGCTTTCCGGGAACGAGCCACCGGGGCTCGACATCGGCGACGCCTACGAAGCCACCCTGCGCGCCGTCGTCAGCGGCTGGCGCCGCGGCTGA
- a CDS encoding SDR family NAD(P)-dependent oxidoreductase — protein sequence MTTTSAGPATARTSTGSAPATARTTTAAPTTARTTTAAPTTARTTTAAPAMARTTTAAPAMDQWPAVRPHLSSFDPDAFVRPVDRFVWEPVPVPHTGPAPDRPLAGRRLLLVGESAALVSAVAAELGGRGALVVRSDPGTPLRADGWDGIVDLNVMGETYELGDTGWQSALTRTTEAIRAAYRRWADEPRFGRHVYLALTRLGGLSGHGDGEVPQPLGGIWAGLAKCLPRELPAAGIVVVDLDRADAGAIADAVEREYVRPDQFEVGYRDGVRHVLAGRPAPACPPGGTPPGPGDTVLITGGARGVGFAAARAFAESFGCRVVVTGRGERPETSEVNDLDDEEFTVWRRRRMSGARTPQDLAAARGDIRRADENRTVHRNLAQAAADGLRVDYLRCDCTDAEQVERAFAALGDGPQFVVHNAGIDDPARFDRKSAESVVRTVDVKVTGFANLVAAILARPERRARLRLLSNVGSLAGRMGGMVGQIDYAAGNEALARLGFWARDNLGLPVQTLCWPTWERLGVIANYSAAVRYVSTLDPGEGARRWVAELASGHTDEAVFLGRIGAVLAPGQLRGFGMLTGHPDLPRLHSLDHHLGEVEEYEIFRSLRTTRTWDADRHPCLSEVRVDGAPAVPVGVVVEHAVAAGDWVVPEGWPLLHLRELRGLRVRLEGLRFTGGSLTLHREARGAHRDGEWCVDVTVRDPAGAVIASVTLVYGPEPAGHPPVRTERSSLGQATGAGRLSWAGVVFREARPEPGDEGLLALDPVLPADLWTVPFPPEPTLAPAAIETIVRETDRRWDRTSAGVLTVGRLVLSPGAQRVDELRAGAAPGQWTGVRAGVGVLLAEDVGLTD from the coding sequence ATGACGACCACCAGCGCCGGGCCGGCGACGGCCCGGACGAGCACCGGGTCCGCGCCCGCCACGGCCCGGACAACCACCGCCGCGCCCACCACGGCCCGGACGACCACCGCCGCGCCCACCACGGCCCGGACGACCACCGCCGCCCCGGCCATGGCCCGGACGACCACCGCCGCCCCGGCCATGGATCAGTGGCCGGCGGTCCGGCCGCACCTCTCCTCGTTCGACCCGGACGCCTTCGTGCGTCCGGTCGACCGGTTCGTCTGGGAGCCGGTCCCCGTTCCGCACACCGGCCCCGCGCCGGACCGTCCGCTGGCCGGCCGCCGGCTGCTGCTCGTCGGCGAGTCGGCCGCACTGGTGTCCGCCGTGGCCGCCGAACTCGGCGGGCGCGGCGCGCTGGTCGTGCGGTCCGATCCCGGCACGCCGCTGCGCGCGGACGGCTGGGACGGCATCGTCGATCTCAATGTGATGGGCGAGACGTACGAACTGGGTGACACCGGCTGGCAGTCGGCGCTCACCCGCACCACCGAGGCGATCCGCGCCGCCTATCGGCGCTGGGCCGACGAGCCGCGCTTCGGGCGCCATGTCTATCTCGCCCTGACCCGGCTCGGCGGGCTCTCGGGCCACGGCGACGGCGAGGTGCCGCAGCCGCTGGGCGGCATCTGGGCCGGTCTCGCGAAGTGCCTGCCGCGTGAACTGCCCGCCGCCGGCATCGTCGTGGTCGATCTGGACCGCGCGGACGCCGGCGCGATCGCGGACGCGGTCGAGCGGGAGTACGTACGGCCCGATCAGTTCGAGGTCGGGTACCGCGACGGGGTGCGTCATGTGCTCGCGGGCCGTCCCGCCCCCGCGTGCCCGCCCGGCGGGACTCCGCCGGGCCCCGGTGACACCGTGCTGATCACCGGTGGTGCGCGCGGTGTCGGGTTCGCGGCGGCCCGCGCGTTCGCCGAGTCCTTCGGCTGCCGTGTCGTCGTCACGGGCCGCGGAGAGCGCCCGGAGACGAGTGAGGTGAACGATCTCGACGACGAGGAGTTCACCGTCTGGCGCCGCCGTCGGATGTCCGGCGCGCGCACCCCGCAGGACCTCGCCGCCGCCCGGGGCGACATCCGCCGCGCGGACGAGAACCGTACGGTGCACCGCAACCTCGCGCAGGCGGCGGCCGACGGGCTGCGCGTCGACTATCTGCGCTGCGACTGCACGGACGCGGAGCAGGTCGAGCGGGCCTTCGCCGCACTCGGCGACGGTCCGCAGTTCGTGGTCCACAACGCCGGCATCGACGATCCCGCCCGCTTCGACCGCAAGTCGGCCGAGTCCGTGGTGCGGACGGTCGACGTGAAGGTCACCGGCTTCGCGAACCTGGTGGCGGCGATCCTCGCGCGTCCCGAACGGCGCGCCCGGCTGCGTCTGTTGAGCAATGTCGGCTCGCTCGCGGGCCGGATGGGCGGCATGGTCGGCCAGATCGACTACGCCGCGGGAAACGAGGCGCTCGCCCGGCTCGGCTTCTGGGCGCGCGACAACCTCGGACTGCCCGTGCAGACGCTGTGCTGGCCGACCTGGGAACGGCTCGGGGTCATCGCGAACTACTCCGCCGCCGTCCGCTACGTCTCCACGCTCGACCCCGGCGAGGGCGCCCGCCGCTGGGTGGCGGAACTCGCCTCCGGCCACACCGACGAGGCCGTGTTCCTGGGCCGGATCGGGGCCGTACTGGCGCCGGGTCAGCTGCGCGGCTTCGGCATGCTGACCGGTCACCCGGATCTGCCGCGGCTGCACTCGCTGGACCATCACCTCGGCGAGGTGGAGGAGTACGAGATCTTCCGGTCCCTGCGCACCACCCGGACCTGGGACGCCGATCGGCATCCGTGTCTGTCGGAGGTCCGGGTCGACGGCGCCCCGGCCGTCCCGGTCGGTGTGGTCGTGGAGCACGCGGTCGCGGCCGGCGACTGGGTGGTCCCGGAGGGCTGGCCGCTGCTGCACCTGCGGGAGTTGCGCGGGCTGCGTGTACGGCTGGAGGGGCTGCGGTTCACCGGCGGTTCCCTCACCCTGCACCGCGAGGCCCGCGGCGCTCACCGGGACGGCGAATGGTGCGTGGACGTCACGGTCCGCGACCCCGCCGGGGCCGTCATCGCGAGCGTCACCCTCGTCTACGGTCCCGAGCCGGCCGGGCATCCCCCGGTGCGCACCGAGCGGTCGTCGCTCGGGCAGGCGACCGGGGCGGGCAGGCTGAGCTGGGCCGGTGTGGTGTTCCGCGAGGCCCGGCCGGAGCCCGGCGACGAGGGGCTGCTGGCTCTCGATCCGGTCCTGCCGGCCGATCTGTGGACCGTGCCCTTCCCGCCGGAGCCCACCCTCGCCCCGGCGGCGATCGAGACGATCGTGCGCGAGACGGACCGCCGCTGGGACCGTACGTCGGCGGGCGTCCTGACGGTCGGGCGGCTGGTGCTGAGCCCGGGGGCCCAGCGGGTCGACGAGCTGCGGGCCGGTGCCGCGCCGGGCCAGTGGACGGGGGTGCGCGCGGGGGTCGGCGTGCTCCTGGCGGAGGACGTCGGCCTCACGGACTGA
- a CDS encoding MMPL family transporter encodes MFEGLGRFIHRGRKPLLILTLVFAVLSGVYGVGVFGDMKPGGFEDPKSESRKAALLAEKAFPQRAPDAVVVYRSDDRTVDDPAFQKAVVGKISSLPKSVVTGSAHFWMTKMPSQVSRDRHATYVAMNLHGSDDNTKEESYKKIKDKLDVAGFETLRGGPVPTGHQAGEEIGKDLGAAEGFSFPILFLLLVVVFGGLAAASLPLLVGGLSIIGSMAVLRVIAQFTDVSVFAMSLVTILGLAVAIDYGLLIVSRYREELQAGRTGADALARTVATAGRTVVVSGITVAVALFGMTFFPFAFLKSMAYGGVAAVVLSVFFSIIALPAALAVMGPKVNSLSLRRKKRTAAPKASDEGAWFRLAHGLMRRPVAVAVVTLGVLLALAIPFLRIEFGANDARQLPNTAEGRQVHNIMEKDFEGDGIKSIDSLLKLSGPAQSPEQGAALQAYADKLAKVPGAKGAQISGAEGTSARVSVTFDGVAVSPEARDLVNDLREVPVPDGATAYFGGETAVFDDTLDALADTLPWMLLYIAVATYILLFLAFGSVLLPLKAIAMNLLSLSATFGILVWIFQDGHLADLIGFDPTGNIEPNMPIMLFALIFGLSMDYEVFLVSRIREQYDTLGDPTAAVATGLQSIGKLIASAALLMCVPLAAMATSGVLTMTLFGVGMVIAILLDVAVVRILLVPAVMKLMGRASWWAPGPLQKLYARYGIKEGDAALDDASKERVPVAG; translated from the coding sequence ATGTTCGAGGGGTTGGGGCGGTTCATCCACCGGGGGCGCAAGCCCCTGCTGATCCTCACACTGGTGTTCGCCGTGCTCTCCGGGGTGTACGGCGTCGGCGTCTTCGGCGACATGAAACCCGGCGGATTCGAGGACCCGAAGTCGGAGAGCCGCAAGGCGGCCCTCCTTGCCGAGAAGGCGTTCCCGCAGCGCGCACCCGATGCGGTCGTCGTCTACCGCAGCGATGACAGGACGGTCGACGACCCGGCGTTCCAGAAGGCCGTCGTCGGCAAGATCTCGTCGCTGCCGAAGTCGGTCGTCACCGGGTCGGCGCACTTCTGGATGACCAAGATGCCCTCGCAGGTGAGCCGGGACCGGCACGCGACGTACGTCGCGATGAACCTGCACGGCAGCGATGACAACACCAAGGAAGAGTCCTACAAGAAGATCAAGGACAAGCTGGACGTCGCCGGGTTCGAGACCCTGCGCGGCGGCCCCGTCCCCACCGGCCACCAGGCCGGCGAGGAGATCGGCAAGGATCTCGGCGCCGCCGAGGGCTTCTCGTTCCCCATCCTCTTCCTGCTGCTGGTGGTCGTCTTCGGCGGACTGGCCGCGGCGAGCCTGCCGCTGCTCGTCGGCGGACTCTCGATCATCGGCTCCATGGCGGTCCTGAGGGTCATCGCCCAGTTCACCGACGTCTCGGTGTTCGCGATGAGTCTCGTGACGATCCTGGGCCTGGCGGTCGCCATCGACTACGGCCTGCTGATCGTGAGCCGCTACCGCGAGGAGCTGCAGGCCGGCCGCACCGGCGCCGACGCCCTCGCGCGGACGGTCGCCACCGCCGGACGGACCGTCGTGGTCTCCGGCATCACGGTCGCGGTCGCCCTGTTCGGCATGACCTTCTTCCCGTTCGCCTTCCTCAAGTCCATGGCGTACGGCGGTGTGGCCGCGGTCGTCCTGTCCGTCTTCTTCTCGATCATCGCCCTGCCCGCCGCACTGGCCGTCATGGGCCCGAAGGTCAACTCCCTCTCCCTGCGCCGCAAGAAGCGGACCGCGGCCCCCAAGGCCTCGGACGAGGGCGCCTGGTTCCGGCTGGCCCACGGCCTGATGCGCCGTCCGGTCGCCGTCGCGGTCGTCACCCTGGGCGTCCTGCTCGCCCTGGCGATTCCGTTCCTGCGGATCGAGTTCGGCGCCAACGACGCCCGCCAGCTGCCGAACACGGCCGAGGGCCGGCAGGTCCACAACATCATGGAGAAGGACTTCGAGGGCGACGGCATCAAGTCCATCGACTCGCTGCTGAAGCTCTCCGGCCCCGCACAGTCGCCGGAGCAGGGCGCGGCCCTCCAGGCGTACGCCGACAAGCTCGCCAAGGTGCCCGGCGCCAAGGGCGCCCAGATCAGCGGCGCCGAGGGCACCTCGGCCCGTGTCTCCGTCACCTTCGACGGGGTGGCCGTCTCGCCCGAGGCCCGCGACCTGGTGAACGATCTGCGCGAGGTACCGGTGCCGGACGGCGCCACCGCGTACTTCGGCGGTGAGACCGCGGTGTTCGACGACACGCTGGACGCACTCGCGGACACGCTGCCGTGGATGCTGCTCTACATCGCGGTCGCGACCTACATCCTGCTGTTCCTGGCCTTCGGTTCGGTGCTGCTGCCGCTGAAGGCGATCGCGATGAACCTGCTGTCCCTGTCGGCCACGTTCGGCATCCTCGTCTGGATCTTCCAGGACGGGCACCTGGCCGACCTGATCGGCTTCGACCCGACAGGCAACATCGAACCCAATATGCCGATCATGCTGTTCGCGCTGATCTTCGGACTGTCCATGGACTACGAGGTGTTCCTCGTGTCCCGGATCCGGGAGCAGTACGACACGCTCGGCGACCCGACCGCCGCGGTGGCGACGGGCCTGCAGAGCATCGGCAAGCTGATCGCCAGCGCCGCGCTGCTGATGTGCGTCCCGCTCGCGGCGATGGCGACCAGTGGTGTGCTGACCATGACCCTGTTCGGTGTGGGCATGGTGATCGCCATCCTGCTCGACGTGGCGGTGGTCCGGATCCTGCTGGTGCCGGCCGTCATGAAGCTGATGGGCCGCGCCAGTTGGTGGGCTCCCGGCCCGCTCCAGAAGCTGTACGCCCGCTACGGCATCAAGGAGGGCGACGCGGCCCTCGACGACGCCTCCAAGGAGCGTGTCCCCGTAGCGGGCTGA